In a genomic window of Candidatus Thermoplasmatota archaeon:
- a CDS encoding transketolase, producing MTLQAARAGASLRDLEALARQVRIDVLRMTHRAQSGHPGGSMSAAELLVALYARKLRTDPKSSKHEDRDRFVLSKGHCCPGLYAVLGELGFFPTSEFDRLRRVGGLLQGHTDHKIPGVDMSAGSLGMGLGFANGVALAARIQGKPYRTWVMLGDGECQEGNVWESAMTTPYRRLDAVTAIVDYNKIQIDGFVKDVKDLEPMADKWRAFGWDVREIDGHDLAEVLAAYDWADAHVGTGKPACIVAHTVKGKGVSFMENKAEYHGRALTDAEMERAMKELGVDWTPPAKGAGA from the coding sequence ATGACCCTCCAGGCGGCGCGCGCCGGCGCCTCCCTCCGCGACCTCGAGGCGCTCGCGCGGCAGGTCCGCATCGACGTCCTCCGCATGACGCACCGCGCGCAGAGCGGCCACCCGGGCGGCAGCATGAGCGCCGCCGAGCTGCTCGTCGCGCTCTATGCGCGCAAGCTCCGCACGGACCCAAAATCCTCGAAGCACGAGGACCGCGACCGCTTCGTCCTCTCGAAGGGCCACTGCTGCCCGGGCCTCTACGCCGTCCTCGGCGAGCTGGGCTTCTTCCCGACCTCGGAGTTCGACAGGCTCCGCCGTGTGGGCGGCCTCCTGCAGGGCCACACGGACCACAAGATTCCAGGCGTCGACATGAGCGCGGGGAGCCTCGGCATGGGCCTCGGCTTCGCGAATGGCGTCGCGCTCGCGGCGCGCATCCAGGGCAAACCGTACCGAACGTGGGTCATGCTCGGCGACGGCGAGTGCCAGGAAGGCAACGTGTGGGAGAGCGCGATGACGACGCCGTACCGCCGGCTCGACGCGGTGACCGCGATCGTCGACTACAACAAGATCCAGATCGACGGCTTCGTGAAGGACGTGAAGGACCTCGAGCCGATGGCCGACAAGTGGCGCGCGTTCGGGTGGGACGTGCGCGAGATCGACGGCCACGACCTCGCCGAGGTCCTCGCGGCCTACGACTGGGCCGACGCGCACGTCGGCACCGGAAAGCCCGCGTGCATCGTCGCGCACACGGTCAAGGGCAAGGGCGTCTCGTTCATGGAGAACAAGGCCGAGTACCACGGCCGCGCGCTCACCGACGCGGAGATGGAGCGCGCCATGAAGGAGCTCGGCGTCGACTGGACCCCGCCGGCGAAGGGGGCGGGCGCGTGA
- a CDS encoding transketolase family protein produces the protein MSGKVPTAFADGAPTRDGYGAGLVKAGKKNAKVVALDADLAESTRSKWFGDLFPDRFFQMGIAEQDMVTTAAGLASAGLVPFASTFAIFTERAFEQVRNAVARPNLNVKIVGSHGGLMTGEDGSSAHAIEDVAIYRALPNMTIVVPGDATECMKATEALAEHAGPAYLKLTRAKVPKLFDDAYDFRLGRAATLRDGSDITIVANGALLGEAVAAADLLKKENVSVRVLGMATVKPLDGDALLAAAKETGRIVTAEDHSVIGGLGSAVCEFLSEHRPTPVKRVGVRDLYAVSGTPKELYEKYQLSAPHLAGVVREALKG, from the coding sequence GTGAGCGGCAAGGTCCCGACCGCGTTCGCCGACGGCGCGCCCACGCGCGACGGCTACGGCGCGGGCCTCGTGAAGGCCGGGAAGAAGAACGCGAAGGTCGTCGCGCTCGACGCGGACCTCGCGGAATCCACGCGCAGCAAGTGGTTCGGCGACCTCTTCCCGGACCGCTTCTTCCAGATGGGCATCGCGGAGCAGGACATGGTCACGACCGCGGCGGGGCTCGCCTCGGCGGGCCTCGTGCCCTTCGCCTCCACGTTCGCGATCTTCACGGAGCGCGCCTTCGAGCAGGTCCGCAACGCGGTCGCGCGCCCGAACCTCAACGTGAAGATCGTCGGCTCGCACGGCGGCCTCATGACGGGCGAGGACGGCTCCTCCGCGCACGCGATCGAGGACGTCGCGATCTACCGCGCGCTCCCCAACATGACGATCGTCGTGCCGGGCGACGCGACGGAGTGCATGAAGGCCACCGAGGCGCTCGCCGAGCACGCGGGTCCCGCGTACCTCAAGCTCACGCGCGCCAAGGTGCCGAAGCTCTTCGACGACGCGTACGACTTCAGGCTCGGCCGCGCCGCGACCCTCCGGGACGGCTCCGACATCACCATCGTCGCGAACGGCGCGCTCCTCGGCGAGGCCGTCGCCGCCGCGGACCTCCTGAAGAAGGAGAACGTCTCGGTGCGCGTCCTCGGCATGGCGACCGTGAAGCCGCTCGACGGCGACGCGCTCCTTGCGGCCGCGAAGGAGACGGGCCGCATCGTGACCGCCGAGGACCACTCGGTGATCGGCGGCCTCGGATCCGCCGTTTGCGAGTTCCTCTCGGAGCACCGCCCGACGCCCGTGAAGCGCGTCGGTGTCCGCGACCTCTACGCGGTGAGCGGCACGCCCAAGGAGCTGTACGAGAAGTACCAGCTGAGCGCGCCGCACCTCGCGGGTGTGGTGCGCGAGGCGTTGAAGGGCTAG
- a CDS encoding SRPBCC family protein, translated as MKGIENRIEVKASPRIVFRHLANPANIPAFVPGIVRADVTEYAPGGVGTRIALETRRHRKMDAVVTGEAERRFLAIQDERGTLNEWELTRTPTGTLAVNRIIGEFDDERLPLLSREARAKMHAFKDFVESRVAANTLE; from the coding sequence GTGAAAGGCATCGAGAACCGCATCGAGGTCAAGGCCAGCCCGCGGATCGTCTTCCGGCATCTCGCGAACCCCGCGAACATCCCCGCGTTCGTGCCGGGCATCGTGCGCGCGGACGTCACCGAGTACGCGCCCGGCGGGGTCGGGACGCGCATCGCCCTCGAGACGCGCCGCCACCGGAAGATGGACGCTGTCGTCACGGGCGAGGCCGAGCGGCGGTTCCTCGCGATCCAGGACGAGCGCGGCACCCTCAATGAATGGGAGCTCACGCGCACGCCCACCGGCACGCTCGCGGTGAACCGGATCATCGGCGAGTTCGACGACGAGCGGCTCCCCCTGCTCTCGCGCGAAGCCCGCGCCAAGATGCACGCGTTCAAAGATTTTGTCGAGAGTCGCGTGGCCGCGAACACGTTGGAATAA